ttattgtggcAGTTTTTGAAGTACTATTATTAGTGTTAACTTTTGTAAGCTCTGAAGTCATTTGCTAAATCGCTCAAAAAAAGCACTAGGCCTGTCCAAAGggttgaaaaacaaaacagtacatTTTGCACTTAAACATGACTaatgtttttttagtaattatattgAATTTAGCTGAAAAATACAACAAGAAAATGCAATAAgcaaatataaactaaataaagaacTGCATTAAATAGTTTATTCAAAACAAAGAAACTACATTACGTGTCTGTTCAGAAAAGtgcataattttttaaacaatactaaacaaaacagcattcatATGCACAGTGTAATGCAAAAAAACTCAGTTCATCCACACTTTcgtaatgttgggatcagaaggaatgcgatgcaaagactgtttttccacaacttggcactgaaCAGCctcttgttgtttgtgtttgcctCTCTCATTACTTACACTACATgcgtgaatcggtgggcggggctaaacaggcagtgatgtagaagcaggcattgatcttcttctgcggaaggcgggggtttagccacactattacatcataaagtggcacattccacaagctgtcatttttggcagattggcttcagtataagctgtttttagattaacgagaaagttttgagttctgaaacttaaaggatgtttttatagtacaatgacctcttacatgtcaaaagatcaagggaatttcaATTTCAcggttcatgacccctttaacattactCGCTGTAATAGGAAATATgccaaacctgaagaaaaaaaaaaatgcacaagcaATATGGGAGTGTAAGCATTGTACTGTACATatcatgtgtaaaaaaaaaaaaaaaactccattttgtgaaatatatatatatatatatatatatattttagctatttttaactTACAGATAAGAGTACTGCCTTCTCTTATCTGCCCTGTTACATGTGAATAAGAATTTATGAAATGTTTGATTTATCACCACTTCTCGACAGCAGTTCACATTCCTGACCGTCAGAAAAAAAAGAGCCTGCATGACTGGTAAACCCCTTTGAACCAAACTGAACTAAAAGATATCTAACATTCAAAATTAAGACTCTAACTAAATActtttaacaaaatcaaaaattgtcctgtttttttttaattattattattattaccatttatgAATGACATctaaacagaaaattatttttaaaaagtagatttAGCATTTCCTGAATAAAATACtagcatattagaatattatggttttagtttttattttattttttaggttgcGGCTCTGTGTAAATGAAATTCCACATCAGAGTTGTTTTGCTGTTATCATGACAGTCAACATATCTTGTTTTCTGTCACTGAGCATAAAACGTACAGTGTAAAGAGAGCTATAAATGGTTAAATATGCAAGGACGACGGCCAATAATTCAGAACACAAATCAGTGTAATGAAGACCAATCGTACTGTAATTCACTATGCAAATATGATGACAGCATCACTGTTGgttacattttgaatgcatttaatcAGTGTACATCAGAGAGTTTTCCAAACTTTCATATCAAATGCTTTCATAAGAGCAGTCTatgaaaaaaacaagcaaaaatagcACACCCCAAGGCTGAACTTACTATTCTCCAAAATATAGTTTGAATGGCGTCTGaatgttttaaactgaactgattgTAAGAGGTTTTAAAAAATTCTAACCAGAATATTAATACAGTGAATATTAATACAAGATATGTCCACAAAAATGAGTCAGGTGAAATTTCAGGTAAATAACACTGATAAGTTTCCCCTAACACAGCACTAAAACTGTCCAAGTTGGTTTAGAGGGAGAAATATGCTGACCTAAATATCTCTAACTTGGCTTTCCAAGTAGACTGCCAGATTAACACTGAGCCATCGGGAAAAGGTTTAAAGGTTTCTCTTGCGCAAATGAGACTGGCACGTTGGATCAAGTTGGATAAGAAAACGATAACAAAACATTACACCGTACCACGACACACAATCAGAACCATGAACAAAAGCATAACTGTGAGGTCATTAAAAGTCCATATATTTCAGGATCTCCCAGAGTGTATGAACTCATATCTCAGTCTAGAAGGTTGGCCGTAAAACTAATTTCAAAATTCATTTCATCAGAAAACCCAACCCCAAGTAGCAAAGTAAAATTGGTCAAGAGTAAAGACCAAGGACACACTTTATATTATTTGCAGTACTCATGGAATTTTGAGCCATAATGACTAATAGCTTCTAGTCCTCTCCACACTCACCGAAAAACAATATCACATCAGCAACAGCAACAGTGGTCGATGTTGTTATTGATGGTTAGAGCCTCCTGGAACTGGGCTCAGAGAGGAGCGCATGTGTGCCATTCTGAGCCGAAGGGAGCTCCATGAGGCCCATGTGTTTGCTTTGGACGGGCAAAGCACCAATACAGATCAGCACACACAGGCTCCTGGGAGAATCAGCGGACCAGCACACAaactaattaaagctgcaaacaACAGCTTCATCAAATATCATGCGGTTTTGAGAAGTTTCGTGGTcagtttttgtattgtttaaaaaaaaaaaaaaaaaaaaaaacttgagtaaATGGGTCTGGAATACAGAACGCACTCCACATTGCCATCAGGATTTCATGACTGACACTTGACTGGATGAGGGTCATTATATCtagattacatttacaaaaattatatcctgtgaaatattttagaactgagaataaaaacaaaatgcatattctCTTTAAAAACTAATATCTTTTCAAGCCtctaaattacagttttaaaacttCTAAAAATCACAGAGTTTTAAAGTTTTCTGTGATTGCATTTTGCCGATATGCCCCTTATGGGGAAGATTTCCAATAATGGCCACGATTTTCACACAATTTCATCAGCTGAAGAAATATTTTACAGCTCAgcattactacaaaaaaaaaaaaaaatttgactaaTATCCTTCACTTTTTCAGATCTGGAAATGATGATTTTAAAATTCCCAGAAGTTTTCCATGGCTGCGGGAACCGTGTCCcactgaaaaataatatgcacTACCTCAGCCTCAGCCTATTATTCACTATTTATCTATTTCGCTGTTCATTATCAAAGCAGCTCATTCAACAGCTTTTGAAAGTCATTCCTACCTGCTGTATGGATAGGTGGACGGAAGTACTGTCTCATTGGCTCTCTGCATCCCAGACGGATCTCCATATCCATTTCCTCGAACCCAGCCATCACTTAAGGTGGGTAGGGGAGAAAACAGGCCGAATGGAGGTTTCTGATCTGGTAAACTCACAGCTGAGGCGGTGTTGGCTCCATAGTGGTATCCCTGTCCGCCCATGTCTCCCAAAGTGGTGGGCCCACTGTGAGGACCACCCATCCCTGACATCTGACAGTAGCTCCGCCTCTCAGTCTCCTGTTTGATGACACCCGGCGTACACAGCTGGATAAAGTCTGCGTCTTTCTCGGTCTTGATGTTGACACTGGCTTCCACCATCTGCTGCCGTTTCCCCATGCCGTTCACATTTGCACAGGCTGCACTGTTGCCAGTGACAACAGGGCTGGTATCCTTCAGAAAGTTGCTCTCTCCCAGCAGGGCATCATCCACTGCCAACGAGGAAAGAAAGGCAGCCTCGTCAGCAACGTATAGCTCATTCAGGTCAGATAGGGAGTCAGGTAAGTCCAGATCCTTGAGGATGTCAATGGTGTTGTCACCAATCACTCTCTCATTACTATCCAATTCCTTATCCATGTGGCCATAGGATGGAAAGTCCAGCCTATCCTTTTCCATGGGGGAAAACTGCTCCATTTTCATTGTAAAAGTGTCAGGGGCCTGGATGCTAGAGCCACGATTTAAGTCTGCAATGCTCTCGTCCAAGAGCGAAAAGTTCTCCCCAATGTTGAGGGGCTCTTTTACCTTTTGCTGGTGCTGCATTCTGAAAGGTTTAAATGCCTTAACAGCTGGTTCTTGTGTGTTACGTCCCAATAAGGATGGGTCTGCCAGAGAGAGATTTCTTTGAGCGTCACTACCGCTCTGTCCGTTTGAGAAATCTTTTGACGTATTTAAAGCGGACACATTGACACCAATATCAGGCACGAAGCCTCTCTCGATACAATCCCCGAGAGTTAAATTCTCACCATTGTTACTGCTGCGTTTTTGTCCACTGTCCATATCTTAATCCCGCTGTATAGAcagaaacatattaaacataaaatttagttcatattatcaaaaaaaaaaaaaaatacagtatgttttacatataaaatgGAGTAAAATTGCTATTGTAGtatttaaataagattaaaaaaaaaagaaaactgcaatTTTTGCACCATTTATTTGCTGGTGAGTTAttcagaaaatattacagatttagACTTTGGATAGAGTTGGTCTGGACAGAACTCCCACCTGGAGTTCCTCTTGGCTCctaatgcaattaaataatatgATATGAAACTACATTTCTAACCAGATGCCCACACAAAAGCTCTCTTGGGGTGATATAATGAATGGGTTTTGCAGCTTTCTAAGACTTTTCAGCTAAACAACCATTCAAGTTGTATTTGACCCTTGTACGAggatttgttttatgtttttttttttccctttctcctGCCAACTTATTTGAATTTATAGTCTACATTACTGCACTAATAAATTCTGTAGATCTATTAAAAACTATTGCAACGCATTCAAACTCATCCCACAAAATGGAGCTTGATGAGGCGATTGTTTGCTCAGATAATGAAGGCTTGAGGCGCGTAGACATTAAAACTCATACAAATCCTCCAAATACATGAGTCGATGCACCGCGGTGCTGCCACCTGTCGGCTGAGCTTAGCCACTGCGTCCAAAATGAACTTCAGCCTGACAAACCGCTTAATGTGCACTAAAGCTCGTTAAACCTACATAAATGTCAAACAGCACATCAATACATACTAAATAACTCAACGAGAACTGAAATCAAGCCTGTGAGCATGGTTTAAACGTTAAAAGGCACGGAGTGTCTAAATGACGCAAAACTGTAATGCATCAGGAGAAgctttgaaacatattttaaagccACAGCAGCAGCTATATGGGTTAACATGCGAAAtgtcaaggttaaaaaaaaaaaaaaaacgaacgcAGACGGTATGCAATTGCAAAAAATGCACTCTGTATTCACAACGCGCGGAGAGCAAATGACCCCGAGTACATGAGACAGACTTACCTTTACAAGATTTATGACGAAAAATGCATTTCTATACAAGTCCAAAGCTGTTTAAGCGTTCAGATGGTGTCCGCGATAGTTTTTCGTTGAACTTCCCGCATGGTCAATAGATTTTACGAGACGCGCTGCGGCTTCGACACACTGTGCGAGTCGCACAAACAActcgagggggaaaaaaacacagaaatgcacCGTAACGACGACGCATACAAGTCGTGTCACGATATAAACTTCGACGCACTCTGAACACCCGCTGTTTATTCGTCGTTTGCGGTCGAGCGGGGAATCGCCAGCATTACATAAGCACGAGCTGCTTGTCAAACTCCCGACAGCCCGAGATCTACCCGTCAAAAAGCCCCTGCTAGCTTCAACACGGTAAACGCCCCTccgacaaaaaaacaaaaactccagTACAAGTTACCCTCCAGCCATGcgaatacaaaaacacaacaaaagctgAATAAAACCCGCGCCAAGTCGACAAACGAGCTGACAGTGACGCTAATGTCACCGAACACACAAATACCGCCGCTTCAGTTGCACGCGATCGAAACAGAAACGGTAGCACTAGCTTGTCATTCCCACCGTGTCATTTTAAACCAACGACGCCGTTTACAGTCTGTCAACAGCGAATATAAGCCGTTTCCATACTTAAGACGGCTCGATCGTTTGAGAGCTCGAGCACATTAGCTAACACATTAGCACGAGCTGCGCGACCGCTGCAACTTTTGTATGCGCCTTACAGCGAACTGAGCAAAGGCGGTATACAAATATCTCTAGGCAGCTATATATACGGGGAACACACGACGGAGAGCTAAAGACTGCAAGAAAAAGGCATTCAGAATGGCGCAGTTCAGTGCGTAAATAAAGGGGCAAAGGGCACATTCACAGAATAAAACCCGAAATAAAAGAGAATTGTCTTTCCCGTTTCTGTGTACGAGTAACAACTGTCCAGTATTGGACTTGTCCCCAACTGCGCACTAAAgatgaatacatatatatatttagactgaGTAAAGAGAGAGCGACATGCGCACAAGGGTTCAGTTTTAAGTTTATATTCGTATCGTTTAAAACTGTTATCAGAGTGCATACTGAATATCTTGCTATTATAATATAGGCTACTATGACTGCGAAGGTTTGGAATACAACTCGTGTATTAAAACAGACACAATGTATTGaagtatatagaaaataaaagtgaaaaaacatCAGTGGTTCTGGTTTTGTTTCAGCATTCAGATTTTAAATTGGACAGGTGACAGTACCAAATTAAAGTAGCAAAATATGAATTACAGTGCaaagtgattaaaataaaataggctgAAATCAATTTTATTCACACGTTTAATGCATAAAACAGTAGCACTGTGATTTTCTAGcctaatatacaaataaaaaacagttagataaactaaaataattttgcttAACTATGCCTGATCAgtggttttgtattttatttttatttatttttttcattgaagTGTTGTTTGATCAAATATGAAATGGTGAGATGAAAGCTTAATATGAGTTAATATACTattgcttgaaataaaacaacaaattggTCCTGAATGGGGAAAAACTGCAGAAAAGTGGCTGTAGCTACAAGTGTTTGCTCAAAAGCATGTTCAGAAAGACCTGCTACCGTACTATTTCTGTAGTATATGCTATGTATACGGTGTGCTGTAAGCATGTGCAGTTGATCTTCTACAGTATTTGTCAAGAAAAAGCAGTTTTTTACAGAGGATGATGTTTTATTCAATGATGTGTTGTTATCTTGTTGATTCTTTTTTTCTcgggtgtgtgttttgtatttttccatCACACAGGAAATGGAGGGTCAAGTCAAGAGCATTGCATTGTTATATTACAATATTCTTTGTGTTCTTATTGTATACTGCAGTGTAGCATTGGAGGTCATTTGAATATGTGCATATTGTGCATGAAATTGACGAGAAGCGATGGGAAGGTGTTCTAAGCTGTTAGAGTGTAGCGAGACGAGGCAGATTCACTCCCCCATCCAAACAAGTTCATTATGGGGtgcagtgtgtgcatgtggaTGTTTAATTATGCCAGTGGAGAGAAAAAGCATACAAACCATCTCCAGGGGCCAACTATAGAAGAAATCACACTGTTCTTTGACTCTGTAAAGTAGCAACAGGGAACACAGAGCCTCCAGGTTGTTGTGTGAGATGTGGTCATTATTGATCCACCAACACCCTTCCCTCAGTCTCTAACTGCAGTCATGGGTcatgattaaaaaacacacagccAGTTTTAAAAATTCTGGTGATTTTGTTAGGTTTGGACAGGCAGATATCCAGTAATTGTAAACTGGTCTTCAGTAGAAGATTGATGGTCTGCTGTAGAAAGAAAGATATTCTTTCTACAGCAGACCATCAATCCTCTACTGAAGACCAGTTTTCCAGACAtctaaggaatagttcactaaaaaaaaattatatttctgtcattatttacacaccttCATGCAGTTTCAAACACATATAACTTTAGCataaagtgaaaaatgtaaggttgatatcttaataaataaatataaatgtaaaaaaaaataaggaaaattaaataaaaaaaaaaaatttaagttctcAGAAGGAAATTTCTTAGTATGAGATACCATCACGtggaaaaagaaaggaaacagaAACTGATAAAAGGGCCCCTGAATATGACCTTTTATGAAAAGGGTTGTTTAAAATATCATGTGACTCCCTGAAaccttactgtttttttttttgtttgttttttttttaaccagcagAGACACATCGGTAAGTAGATCATAGCCGTATGATGCCTGTGAGAATGGCAGTCAATAGGGAATAATCCACAATGGGAGGAAGACGATGAAGGATGAAATAATAAACAATGGAAGGAAGACAAAGAGTAATCAACCATATAAGGTGAGTAACACTGCAGTAGAGGTCAGTTATAGTCATTTGTCAGACTTGTTAATGTGAGATCGCAAGAAAAGTGGAAGTACAGGGAATGGCTGGTGGAGTGACAGTACCAAACTCTGGAGTCCCAGGACATCCAAAACCATCCACATCTGGGTGGCTAAACGGCCTGCATGGACGATGGCCAGCATGCTTGGGTTCAGGATCCTGGTCTGCATGGAAGGTGGCAAGCAGGGTTGGGTCCAGGATGTTGTCGCAGGCCACCCAAGATCTTTCTTCTAGGCCGTACACCTCTCAGTTGATTAGGTAATCAAGTCAACTTTAGGATGTCTTGCATTGCCTTCACTGGGGGCTATTCTAAGGAGCAGAGGCAGGGGGATCACCAACCTTACCAGACTCCATGGAAGTAGACAAGTGTGGTGAAGGTTGACATGAGAGACATGATAAGTTGGTGCATTTATATAGGTGGCAGTTGGAGTCGATAAGTGACAGAGGTTAACTTGTTTGATTATGGTGAATGGGTCACTGGGGCTTAACTTTTTGCTGGGCAGTCAAAGCTGGATATCTTTCGCTCTCCAGGAACCAGTGATTGAGGGCAGGTTCCTCTGATGGTGCTCCAAAAATTTGTTGGAAGCTGAGTGCACATTTGAAGGGGGTAAATCCAGTGGCAGGTTTATGGAGGCAATTCTGGGCCCAGTGGGTAAAATGGTTCCATATGTTCTGGTGGTGATGGTAGTATGTCATAAGACCAATATCTTAGCCGATAGGTTCTACCTCAATCTgtcataatgacatcattattcacatgacgcagctgattggtttcttctcacatcagcagccaatgagcttgctgctcaacattcatatactcggctagtgcttgctgtagcagttgcagcgcgCTTAAGAAACCCTCCACATTCCCCAGCTATCAGATGatttcatgtacagtatgtcataTATGggagttatttcatatatgttacatgtgcagcagcagtatttcctgcatgctcacagcagcatgtctgtgaaGCAGGTACTGTGAAGCAGCGCAGccgatctattctgccaagaccaaacactttaacatgtatatatagtttttagttgttgttgttgttttagtaagCAAAATTGCAACTAAACTTGACAACCAGTGATCGCCAAGGTTTTTAATATGGAAAACAGCagacctttttgtttttaaataaaataaaataaaaatattattcttgataataaaactttacttaagctttaaatgtaataattacttGAATGTCTTCAGACCCAGCTAGAAGCACTTATGAGTAACAAAGCAGGTCTTAGATATTTATTTGGCCCTTTTAAGGATACACATTACACTGATGCGGCCCAGGCAGGATAAAGTTTGACACCTAtaatctattattatattattttgaatgtttgaattTCTTCAAATGTTCAAAACGCTTGATAAAATGTTCTCCTGTGCTCATTTCATTGAAGCAACAAGTCCTGGCTTATTTTAGCGATGAGCCATGATTTCCTTTAGCTCACAGTCATTCTGGCCACCATGCATTCCAGACTAGTGCAATTGTTTTATTAGCAGTTATAATATGGTTGCCATTTTCCAATGAGTTAAAAGGACATCTTGCACTAACAggaagaaataaaaactaaagtagGAGCCCCGGGGGACATGCAGGCCCACAGTTGCTTGCTTTCTATCACTGCCTTATAAAAACACCAGACAGAGCGTGTTAAAAAACTGCATCAAAATTTGGAACCATGTGGGGCTTTTTGCTTTGGCTCATCTAGCAAGCTGTCTGCAGTGGCAGCTGTTAAGCAAGAATATGATCTACTTGACAGGGAGGcgttgcaaaaaagaaaaaaaaataaaaaaatgccaggAACTCCAGTGACCCAAATAATCGAACTACCCTCCTGGCAAGTTAATAGTCTCTGTTGAGAACCTGTCATTTTGCACATACTGCATGCAACATGCTGCtgtattttgacaggaaaaacTAAAGTGAGATAAACTGTATTTTAAGTACCTGTGAGAGAATAGGCCAGATGAAAATAGCTCAGACAACTTTGCTTAGCAAGATTAACACTACATGAAGACATATTTGGCTGTGCATTTACTTTGTAATCATGcagttaaaataaatgtgttcctGCATGTCGAGTGATGAGGTAAAGCCCCCGGGTGGTGTTTATGTCTTCAGATAAATGAATCAGGTTGACTCACAATTCTATTTTGCAGGCACAATAGTGGTGTAAAACAACACATTTGATGAGCAGCTcaatacacaaacacaggaacTCACAAGAGATCAGGACTGCAGAACGAATGTGGCTTCCTCCTTTTTGAGGAGATTTTCAGAACAGAACAGACAGaactgtttataatatattacgtctattctttttttctgcaacatcaaaattattagtttaaatgtatgtgaatgtacagtataagagaaaatgtgtatttgatgtcaatagttcgcttttttttttttatttgattttttttttggcatcaggATGCAGATTTTACATCGGAGACCAAGTGGTGATCTGAAACAATGCGTCCTAGCTTGTATTATCTTGCGTAGTTTTGTTCATGGCATGTCACCTAACCAGTCCATGTTGGCATCTGCCTAATTCGGGTAGTTTTTTAGTAAGTGAGATAGATTACTATGGCACAGTCTTTGTTTATCTGTGTCACCAGTGTCGTCAGTGTTGCTTCTTTACCAGGATAATTAGACACCAGACATCAATGGATGGGTCACTCGTCATTTAATCTCtgttaaaagaaataaagcagTCCTTTAAACTGTGTGAGT
This window of the Cyprinus carpio isolate SPL01 chromosome A21, ASM1834038v1, whole genome shotgun sequence genome carries:
- the LOC109065010 gene encoding glucocorticoid receptor-like isoform X1, yielding MDSGQKRSSNNGENLTLGDCIERGFVPDIGVNVSALNTSKDFSNGQSGSDAQRNLSLADPSLLGRNTQEPAVKAFKPFRMQHQQKVKEPLNIGENFSLLDESIADLNRGSSIQAPDTFTMKMEQFSPMEKDRLDFPSYGHMDKELDSNERVIGDNTIDILKDLDLPDSLSDLNELYVADEAAFLSSLAVDDALLGESNFLKDTSPVVTGNSAACANVNGMGKRQQMVEASVNIKTEKDADFIQLCTPGVIKQETERRSYCQMSGMGGPHSGPTTLGDMGGQGYHYGANTASAVSLPDQKPPFGLFSPLPTLSDGWVRGNGYGDPSGMQRANETVLPSTYPYSRPEASASSSSGSVKPGGNTHKICLVCSDEASGCHYGVLTCGSCKVFFKRAVEGWRARQNADGQHNYLCAGRNDCIIDKIRRKNCPACRFRKCLQAGMNLEARKNKKLMRLRGHSSSSEQAPALPEERMCSLVPKAMPQLVPTMLSLLKAIEPEIIYAGYDSTIPDTSTRIMTTLNRLGGRQVISAVKWAKALPGEPSVFAKIQLIITQPFILFCFVLF
- the LOC109065010 gene encoding glucocorticoid receptor-like isoform X2; protein product: MDSGQKRSSNNGENLTLGDCIERGFVPDIGVNVSALNTSKDFSNGQSGSDAQRNLSLADPSLLGRNTQEPAVKAFKPFRMQHQQKVKEPLNIGENFSLLDESIADLNRGSSIQAPDTFTMKMEQFSPMEKDRLDFPSYGHMDKELDSNERVIGDNTIDILKDLDLPDSLSDLNELYVADEAAFLSSLAVDDALLGESNFLKDTSPVVTGNSAACANVNGMGKRQQMVEASVNIKTEKDADFIQLCTPGVIKQETERRSYCQMSGMGGPHSGPTTLGDMGGQGYHYGANTASAVSLPDQKPPFGLFSPLPTLSDGWVRGNGYGDPSGMQRANETVLPSTYPYSRPEASASSSSGSVKPGGNTHKICLVCSDEASGCHYGVLTCGSCKVFFKRAVEGQHNYLCAGRNDCIIDKIRRKNCPACRFRKCLQAGMNLEARKNKKLMRLRGHSSSSEQAPALPEERMCSLVPKAMPQLVPTMLSLLKAIEPEIIYAGYDSTIPDTSTRIMTTLNRLGGRQVISAVKWAKALPGEPSVFAKIQLIITQPFILFCFVLF